Genomic window (Leisingera methylohalidivorans DSM 14336):
TCATGAGCTGAAGGAGGCCGAAGGGCTGACGCCACTTGACGTGCGCAAGCCGGACGAATGGCAGGGTGGGCATGTGCCCGGTGCCACGCATGCTTTCTTAGGCGAGCTGCGGGGCAAGCTGTCCGATCTCGATCGCTCTACCCCATATGCAACCTACTGCGCCAGTGGTTTTCGCGCCTCCATCGCCGCAAGTATTCTCAAGAAGAATGGATTTGCGCAGGTGCGGAATGTGCCCGGCAGTTGGAAGGCGTGGCAGGCCGTCGGCTATGCAGCAGAACAGCCGAAGTGAAGGAGAGGACCATGCAAGACACAGTGGAAATCAACGACCGTTTCACCGTCGCGAAATTCGCACCGGATGCCGAGCAGGTAAGGCGGGCTGCACGGGAGGGCTTTCGCTCTATCATCAACATGCAGACCGGCAACGAGGAGAAGAAGCTCGGAATGCAGCCAGAGGAAGAGGGAATTGTGGCGGGGGAGGCGGGACTGACGTACCTGCACTATCCAGTTGATGCCGATCAACTTTCCGACGCGCTGGTAGATCTCTTCCGCCGCAAGGCTTTGGAGCTGCCCTCCCCCGTGCTCGCGCATTGTGCGTCCGGAAAGCGCGCAAGTGCCATGGTGATGATGCACGTAGCTTGTGAGGAAGGAATGGGCGGAGACACAGTTATCGCAAAGGCGGAAGAAATGGGCTTTGAATGCGACACTCCGGAACTCGAGAAATTCGTGAAAGACTACGTCAGCAACCGTAACGACAGGGGCTAGGTGTTCGGTCCCGGCATCTGGTCGATCAGGTTCACAAGGAAGCTGTCTGGCTCTGAA
Coding sequences:
- a CDS encoding beta-lactamase hydrolase domain-containing protein, giving the protein MQDTVEINDRFTVAKFAPDAEQVRRAAREGFRSIINMQTGNEEKKLGMQPEEEGIVAGEAGLTYLHYPVDADQLSDALVDLFRRKALELPSPVLAHCASGKRASAMVMMHVACEEGMGGDTVIAKAEEMGFECDTPELEKFVKDYVSNRNDRG